Proteins encoded in a region of the Candidatus Rokuibacteriota bacterium genome:
- a CDS encoding NAD(P) transhydrogenase subunit alpha → MMEALAITLTVFVLAMFVGFEVITKVPPTLHTPLTSGSNAISGITLVGAILSAGLQLTTLTTLLGFLAVVFATINVVGGFLVTHRMLRMFKRR, encoded by the coding sequence GTGATGGAAGCGCTCGCGATCACGCTCACCGTCTTCGTGCTGGCCATGTTCGTGGGCTTCGAGGTCATCACCAAGGTCCCGCCGACCCTCCACACGCCACTCACCTCGGGCTCCAATGCCATCTCTGGGATCACGCTCGTCGGGGCCATCCTCTCGGCAGGGCTGCAGCTCACGACGCTTACGACACTCCTGGGCTTCCTGGCGGTGGTCTTCGCCACCATCAACGTCGTCGGCGGCTTTCTCGTGACCCACCGCATGCTCAGGATGTTCAAGCGGAGGTAG